The Ailuropoda melanoleuca isolate Jingjing chromosome 17, ASM200744v2, whole genome shotgun sequence DNA segment TTTTGAAAAGCCTCTTAAGCTATTCTGATAGTTGGCAAGGTTTAAGGACAAAGTTCCCTCCCAGGGCAGAAACCCCAGCCCACTATGTGCCTATTGACAACTCATTTGGCCGGTCCATTCCACTTCTGGACAATGTCAAGGTCAGAAAGATCTTCCTAAAACTGAGATTACCTACCACTTCGACCTGCCCCGTGAATGCCTTTCTGTGAAGCTACATAGAGAAAGCCTAACTCCGCTTCCAGAGAAAGTCTTCAGATACGAGAAGATTATTGTTATGCTCTTACTCTCTTGCAATGAGATTTCCAGATCTTGGTCACAGCTGTACTTGTCCTCTGGATATGCTCTGTTGACAAGTGTCCCCCTTAGAATGTTGTGCCCAGCAAAAAAACTCTGCTGACAAATGTAAAAATGTGCCGGTTGACTTTCAAGTATTACCCTTCCTGGGGATACTTACTTTGCATCAAAGCTAGAGGTAGAGATTTGGGAATTCTCcagcaaagaaggaaaactagAGGGTGAGTTTGACCTTGTCAGTTCTTCTTCAAATCCTACAGTCTTGGCTGGGTAATAATCTGCTGGTGCCAAGAAATGCCTTAGGGTAATTATTCCCTATCTTGGGGGCTGCCTCAgctcttctctgttttcattacACGAAATGAAAAGCAGCACTGAGACAACTCAGCAGAGGATCTTCACGCTGCCTCCAGTACCTAGAGGGACACACATCTCAGTAATTCACAAATCATAAGAGATGGGGGAGCACACCAACATACACTCTTTCCTAAACAGAGAAGGCGGAGAAAACAGCAAGATCCTGGGGTCGTGAAAGGCGTGACTTCAGTCCCTAGAAGGCTTACCTTCTGCTCCTTCAAAGCAGATATTATGTTCCCAATCCGATGGTCTAAGGCAGCTTTGTGCTTGTTGTAATGCCTAACACCCTCTTAAAGAGAGGCCACCAATCACTCTCAGATTTGTAAAGCTGTTTGACAATGTCTTCCATCCAAGAGGCAAGCTATCTGTGGCAGTAAGTTAAGAACAACCGGCCTGACCCTTATAATACAGGTGAGAAATGCCACGAGAGTTTCCCCGATCGGGGCTGCTACAGAGTGAGGATGCCTCCGATGACTTTGACCTCCAACTCCGATGAATGGAACACTTTCctagggaaagggggaaggattCCTCCTACAACAGACTGAGAAGCCACAATGAGACAGGTGGCATGTTCTATGGTTTAAAAGGAGAAAGTGGGAGGCTGGCCAGATTGGTCGGCAGGTTTGGTTCTTATGGACATGATGTCAGTTAGCAGTGTCACCTCGAGAACACCTATGTGCCTGGGCTTACACCACGAAGTTGGAATAGCCTCACCACACCTGTGACTTTGGACCATATCTCCCAGTGACTAATTTCCCAGCCACTCCTGCATCTCCCAACACAATATAATGTGCCTTTCTATCAAGACTCAACAAAGTCATTTCTTTAATTGAAAGTACTTTATGTCTAATCAAACCCTATTCACTTTACACAACTTATCATCCTTGTGCCGCCTTTCCCAATGACCCAGccaagagggagagacaaagtAACGCACGGTGCATAGAGGGTACAGATTTTAGagtcaaagaaaaccaaaatcctTGGGCAAATTCTTGAACTACTCAAGTCTCACTCTCCTCATTTGTATTTACAACCCTTGTTATGACTTTTAAATGACTTAGCACATCATAAGCAGTAAATAACTATTAGCTAACTCGCTGGCGCATGTGCTCACACATATGTGTCTGCACATACTTAAATTCCTACACAGCCTGATGATGCAGGGAGCTCAGCGGAATAAAAATCAAGGGATCTGCAAACCTGAACAGTTCACACCGTTTGTGGGCCACAGTGTCCTTGTCTGCACAGTGAAATGTTGTACCAGGTCACCTCTAAGAACCTGTCCAAGATGTAGAGCCCAACAGTCTGAGTCGACTTCAAGGTTCGTCTTTCCATGAACTGGCATGGAATGTACTCCACGACACAGCATTGAGTGAGGAGGACAAGGTGTGGAGCTGTGTGCATGTCACCTCCCATCCATGCTGTATGGTCATTGACTATCTCTGCAAAGATAGATAAGGAACTGGCAGCGGTAGTTGCCTCTAGAGAGGGGATACAGACGGCAGGAAGGACACTTAACTTTGCTCTGTATACCCTTTGTTGTCTTGAGCCATGTGCattccttacttattttttttaataatttaaaatctagAAGAGGCCCAATTACAAGTAGATACAAAATCTCTACTTTTTATTATAGGGCATTTCCACCCACCTGTAGCTTGCTTTTATAAGAATTTCATATTTgttatcatattaaaaattaaacgaTACAGGCGCAGTTCTATAGAATCTTAAGAGGAAATTTTTCCACCTTAACGATGAGTCCttcactacagataaaaggctggtatccaagatctataaagaacttctcaagctcaataaccaagaaacaaataatcaaatcaaaaaatgtgcagaagatatgaacagacacatttccaataaagacatacaaatgactaacagacacatgaaaaaatgttcaacatcattagccatcagggaaattcaaatcaaaaccacgttgagataccaccttacgccagttagaatggcaaaaatggacaaggcaagaaacaacaaatgttgcagaggatgtagagaaaggggaaccctcttatgctgtcggtgggaatgcaagttggtacagccattctggagtacagtatggaggttcctcaaaaagttaaaaatagaactaccctatgacccagcaattgcactactgggtatttaccgcaaagatacagacgtagtgaagagaagggccatatgcaccccaatgttcacagcagcattttccacaatagccaaactgtggaaggagctgagatgcccatcaacagacaaatggattaagaagatgtggtccaggctGCAGGATTCCGCCGGCTGCGCTATGGCGGCGATCCCCCCAGACTCCTGGCAGCCGCCTAACGTATACTTGGAGACCAGCATGGGAATCATCGTGCTGGAGTTATACTGGAAGCATGCTCCGAAGACCTGTAAGAATTTTGCTGAGTTGGCACGTCGAGGTTACTACAATGGCACCAAATTCCACAGGATCATCAAAGACTTCATGATCCAGGGAGGTGACCCAACAGGGACAGGTCGAGGTGGCGCATCTATCTATGGCAAGCAGTCTGAGGATGAGCTCCATCCAGACTTGAAATTCACGGGGGCTGGAATTCTTGCCATGGCCAATGCAGGGCCAGACACCAACAGCAGCCAGTTTTTCGTGACCCTAGCCCCCACCCAGTGGCTCAATGGCAAGCACACCATTTTTGGCCACATGTGCCAGGGTATAGGAATGGTGACTCGAGTAGGAATGGTGGAAACAAACTCCCAGGACCGCCCTGTGGATGATGTGAAGATCATTAAGGCATACCCTTCCAGGTAGGCTCGCTGCTGT contains these protein-coding regions:
- the LOC100483599 gene encoding peptidyl-prolyl cis-trans isomerase-like 1; amino-acid sequence: MAAIPPDSWQPPNVYLETSMGIIVLELYWKHAPKTCKNFAELARRGYYNGTKFHRIIKDFMIQGGDPTGTGRGGASIYGKQSEDELHPDLKFTGAGILAMANAGPDTNSSQFFVTLAPTQWLNGKHTIFGHMCQGIGMVTRVGMVETNSQDRPVDDVKIIKAYPSR